The nucleotide sequence GCGCCCCCATTGAACTGCTGTCGTATTCGGAATTGATGTCCAACGCCGACATGGTGAGAAGCTCCTCTCGTGAATAGCCCAACTGCTGCACGGCGCCTTGGTTGGCGTAGACGAACTTGAGGGTCTCGGCATCGGTCACGAGCGTGGCATCAGCGGTGAAGTCGAGAGTGGTGAGTGCCTGCTCAATCTCGGCCGTGCGTTCGGCGACCCGCAGTTCAAGGTTCTCGTTGAGTTCCCGAATCTCGTTTTCGGCCCGTTTGCGTTCGGTGATATCGCGGACCACGGCGACGAATCGGGCGGGCTCGCCGGTGGGAGCAACATATTGCAGGAGAATTTCCACCGGCACCACCTTGCCGGATTTGTGCTGGTGGCGCGTTTCGAACGTCACGGACGGCTGGGTCCCGGCGATCAACGGAGCGATGATTTGACGGAAACGGGCCTCGGTGAAGTCGGGCTTGATGTCGAGGGGGGTCATCTGCAGCAGCTCTTCGCTGGTGAATCCCACCTGCTTGATCGCGCCTTGGTTCGCGTAGGAAAAGCGCAGGGTGTCGGGGGTGAAAATAAACACGCAGTCCTGGGTGTGATCCAGGGTCGTGATGAACTGATTGAGATTTTCCTGAATTTTTTTCCGGTCCGTGATATCGGTGTTGGTCCCGCGGATTCGAATCGCTTTCCCGTGTTCGTCGCGGGCCATGACCCGACCCTGGCTCAGCAACCAAATCCAATCGCCGGCGGCATTCTTAATGCGTTGCTCAAGGACGTAGTCGTCGGTGACGCCGTTGACCGTTTCCCGGACGGTTGCGATCACGGTTGGTTGATCGTCCGGATGGGTTTCCGACATGAGTGCCCGAATGGTGGTGACCGTGCGTTGCGGTGTCTGCCCCAGCATCTTTGCCCATCCGGCATCGAGCGTAATGCGATTGGCGACCAGATCACTGTCCCAGGTGCAGGCGCGCGCAGCTTCCAGCGCAAGATCGAGTTGTTCCTTGGCGGTGCGCAGTTCGTTTTGCGACTCACGGTCCGCGGTGACATCGCGAGACACCGCCAGTAGTTTTTCGGGCTCACCCTGTTCGTTGAGGATTGGCGTAATGGCCACATCCCACCAGCGCGGAGAACCTTTGGCGGTCGGGCAGAACCCGCGGAAACGGCCGAAGCCACCGCTGGCCGCCGCCGTGACGGCCGCTTGAGCGGACTTCCGGTCGTTACCCTGCCAAAATGAAAGCCAGTCGGCGTTTTCGACCGAGCAGAAATCGTCCACCTCCATGATTCGGCAACCGTGGGGGGCCATGTAGACGAGTCGGCCGTCGAGACTCAGCACCTTGAGGCAGTCGGGGCTGCTGTTGACGATACTGCGGTTGTAGGCCTCGCTGGCGCGGAGTTCTTTGGCGAGTTGGTGTTCAACCGTGATACTGCGAAAGACCAACGCGATCCCGGTGATCCGTCCGTCGTGATCACGGATGGGGGCGGCGTGTTGGTGGATCCGATGCTCCGTGCCGGTGCGATCCGCCAGTATTACACTCGTGGACACGGTGCCGATCATGTCACTTTCCAGCGCACGGTGGATTTCAGCCAAAGCGGATTCGCGCGTGAATTCGTGGATGGGATGATAAACTTCGTCGATGGTGCGGAATTTAGCGTCCAACGCCGACCACCCCGTCAGTTCTTCCGCGATCCCATTCATATGGGTGATGCGCTGCTGAAGATTGATGGTCAGGACCCCGCTGCCGATGGCCTGCATGATGTCCGCCAACTCTCCTCCCGGGGGCTGCGCCAATTTCGCCCGCAAGCGGACCCTTTGCTGATGGAGATTGCGCAGCGCGTGCAAAATCAAGGCAAACACCGCCACCAGGAGACCGAGCTCCAGCGAGGTCGCGGCTTGCACGTGCGTATAAGCGGGCGGTTCCCCATCGGTGGCGTGAAGTTGGCTGACCCCGGACCAGCCCAAAATCGCTGAGACTGCGAGATCGACACCCTGGCGTCGGCGTCGGTGTTTCCTCCGGTCATCGGGCAACGTCGACGCCTGCGCTCCGGGAGGACGTCGCGTGGCGGGGACAAGGTGACGGAGTATATGGCTCATTACTCAGGGAACAGATGGAGGAATTCCCCCACGGCATCGGCACAATCTGCTCTGACCAAAGAACTTTGTGTTAAAACGTGGCATTTGAGCCCCGTCGGTTGGCCCTCCGACGCTTCGACCGAATAGGTGGGCACGTCCTGAACGGGGGTATTTCGGGTCCGCGACCTCGCGGTGAAAGGCGCTGTTACCCGACGACTTGGCTCAAAGCCGCGGCCATCGTGGCGATTTCGTAGGGTTTGGGCACGATCGCGGTGAATCCATGGTCAGCATAGTTACGCTTGTTTCCTCCGTCGGAAAAACCGCTGGAAGCCACGGCTTTAAAGGAGGGGTCGATCGACTGGAGATGCTGTAAGGCCTCAATCCCGCCCATGCCGCCACGAATGGTAAGATCAAGCAGCGCAGCCGCGAATGGCTGCCCGGCGGAGCGGGCGTTCTGAAACTCGCGGATCGCAGCTTCGCCGTCGTGCACGATCACGATGTCGTAGCCCAAGTGGGTGAGCACGAGCCGACCGATGCGGCAGACGTCCGGCTCATCATCCATGAAAAGAATCTTAGCGGAGGGCGGAGGCGAATCAATCGACATGGGAGCCTTGTCATCATGGGGGAAAAGACGGTCATCTCAAGGTGATTACCGGGCGCGAAATATCCGGTTTAAGGCCGGTTAAAAGCCATGGTCGAGCGAGCTTTTGAAAAAACCCTGCCAACACACGCTTGACGGAGGCCGGATTCCTCCCAGTCTGCGCAATCCTTCCCATCACTGCCCGATGGTGTAATGGTAGCACCGGTGACTTTGACTCACCTAGTCATGGTTCGAACCCATGTCGGGCAGCCAATTTATCAGAGAATTTTAGCTCTGAAATAGCTTCCAAGTCAACCACTTGCGCAAGCTCCACTAGTTTGGCTAGGGTATCGCGAAACGCCAATTTGTGCGGGTTTTGTGCGTCTTTTGTGAGTGTATTTGTGCGTTCAATATGCGCATCACCGTGCCAAGGGATCTTGGCTACCTCATCGTGTAGCTGCAGCGCGGTCGTGTCGGTGTAGACGTTCGCAGTCAAAGACGGGTCGGAATGCCCGAGTATTTCTTGCGCCGCCCGTTGACCCACGCCGGCCGCCGCTCCCCAGGTTTGAAAGGTTTTCCGGAAGGCGTGGAAATGAACTACGCGGCCGAGTGCGTCGCGCCGCTCGATACCGGCGCGACGGAAGTCCGCAAGCAGCGTATCGTAACTGGGAAAGGGATCAAAAACACGTTGCGCAGGAGTCGCGTCCTTTGGCCGCTTTTCGCTCAACTCTTGCGCGAGGCGAGGGTGCAACGGGATCAAACGCGGTTCGCTGTTCTTCGTGTCCTCCGCCTGGAGCGTGACCACTGGAGTCGGGTTGAACTTCACTTGCGCCCATTTGAGCTGTTTTGCCTCATTCTTACGCGAACCGGTGTAAGCTAGGAACAAGTAGGGGAGGCGACGCCCACGAGATACGCGCAACAGGCGCGCAAATTCATCTGGCATGAAGGCCCGGCTCTTCCGGACCGCCTTGCCCCGGATATCGACATGAGTGACAGCAGCCAGGGGATTTACCGGAGCCATGCCCATACGCACGAGCCAATTTAGGAAGGCGTTAATTGAGATCTGCGCCTCTTTCTTCGTCTTCGCCGCCCCAACCATGCGCGACCGGTAACGCACAAAGGAGTCCGGAGTGATGTCCGCGATCCGCTTCCACCGGCACGAGGATAGCACCTTCTCAATGCGCCGGACGGTATCCCGAACGTGCCCCGCTTCGAGTTCGCGCCCCTTTAGATCGCTTTCGTATTCCGTCAGAAGTTCCGGCAGGGGAGTAGACGCCGCTTTCCGTTCGGAAGCCGGAGCAATGAGCCCCGCCGCTTCACGCTGTTTCGTAACGATGATTTCATGAAGCTTTGCCCTGGCAACGGCTTCGTCAGAGACACCCAACGCGATTGTGACCGGTGATTGACCAGGTTCGGTTGCGTAGCGTCCTGACCAGAGACGGGAAACGGTGCGTTTCCCTTTTATTTTTCGAGTAGGTCTGAAGACGAATTCGATCACGCAGCAAATAGCAGCAAAGGCTGCCGATATTCTCAAGTGCAAATTGCAGCTAAAAGTGCGTTTTAGTGTGCGTGGCTGAAAAAGAACGATTTACGATATCCTTGCCGCCGCATGTTGCTGATGAACTCCGGCACCATGCAGCTGTTCTGAGCTCTAACCCAACCGAATACTGCGCCTTAATTATCCGCAAATGGTTTGCTGACGGTTCACCGCCCGTTACCCATGAAGAAGCGACTCTCAGGGAGAGAATAGTGCAAACCCAACAAGCGTTGTGACCTTCCCGGAAGGGAACCCGCTCTGCTGAAACGGAGAATTGAGGGCTATTATTTCATAAATTCCATCATCCAATGAACACCATCGCCATTGCTGAATTTACTTCTTTCGAATGGATTGCAATAGCAGGTGCCCTAGCTTGGTTTCCTCACGCACTTATCGCTGTTCGTTATTTTATTAGCCGCCCCGAAATTACGATCATAACCGAACGAGCTCCAGAAATTGGTTTTACGTCATTAGGACCAATTCTAAACCTACGCATTGCTTTTAGCGTTAAATATAAAGCAACTGTTGTATCCGATATTAGAATCAGAATCCGTCATGAATCCGGTGACGAGAGAGTTTTTGGATGGCAAGGCATCACTCACCGTATGCTTCAAATGGGAAACCCAGGAGGTAACCCGATTCCGTTTGAAAAGGAACTATCTGTCTTGGCGATAAAAATTTCAGAGAAAGATATTGAAGAACGTCATATACGATTTCAGGAACTTAAATTCATTCATGATAAAGAACAATTAATACCTGCCGCAGTTAAGGAAATTAATCACACGAAAAACCTCAATAACCCACCCTGTGAACCAAAGGATACTGCAGCCGTTCGTGACTTAATTACATTTGCGCAACAATCGCTCATTTGGAAGGCCGGAACCTATAGAGCCACATTTGAACTTAAAACTCCCGAAAAATGCGCAATCTTAGGCAGCTCTAAGTCATTTACCTTATCCCCCGAAGAAATAAGAAATCTTGAGAACAATAAAGATCTGATTGATCAAAACATTAGTGCTGTAGCAAAC is from Synoicihabitans lomoniglobus and encodes:
- a CDS encoding response regulator, translating into MDDEPDVCRIGRLVLTHLGYDIVIVHDGEAAIREFQNARSAGQPFAAALLDLTIRGGMGGIEALQHLQSIDPSFKAVASSGFSDGGNKRNYADHGFTAIVPKPYEIATMAAALSQVVG
- a CDS encoding site-specific integrase, whose protein sequence is MIEFVFRPTRKIKGKRTVSRLWSGRYATEPGQSPVTIALGVSDEAVARAKLHEIIVTKQREAAGLIAPASERKAASTPLPELLTEYESDLKGRELEAGHVRDTVRRIEKVLSSCRWKRIADITPDSFVRYRSRMVGAAKTKKEAQISINAFLNWLVRMGMAPVNPLAAVTHVDIRGKAVRKSRAFMPDEFARLLRVSRGRRLPYLFLAYTGSRKNEAKQLKWAQVKFNPTPVVTLQAEDTKNSEPRLIPLHPRLAQELSEKRPKDATPAQRVFDPFPSYDTLLADFRRAGIERRDALGRVVHFHAFRKTFQTWGAAAGVGQRAAQEILGHSDPSLTANVYTDTTALQLHDEVAKIPWHGDAHIERTNTLTKDAQNPHKLAFRDTLAKLVELAQVVDLEAISELKFSDKLAARHGFEP